One Carboxydothermus pertinax genomic window carries:
- the nuoL gene encoding NADH-quinone oxidoreductase subunit L, which translates to MVEFAMHNAWLIPLLPALSFAVIAILLWPWPKASSTFSILMILTSFVLALAVVYGVYTQPELIEKSMIYSTRWFSMPGLRIDVGIMLDPTSAMMLWVVTLVASLVQIYSLGYMEGDPGFSSFYAYLSLFAASMLGLVLSSNLLQMFVFWELVGLCSYLLIGFWFYKDSAREAAKKAFITTRVGDFGLLIGLLSLQIIFGTLNINELAEKAAHFQDYVSAGTLTLVLVVLFLGPIGKSGQFPLHVWLPDAMEGPTPVSALIHAATMVVAGVYLVGRILFLFKAVPTAMHVVAIIGGFTAFFAATIALTQTEMKRILAYSTISQLGYMMLALGAASLTASMFHLMTHAYFKALMFLGAGSVLHALHDKAHIHEMGGLYKKMPWTTWTFVIGALAIAGIPPFAGFWSKDEILLVVKEAAHEAPGIYTPLFWLALITAFLTAFYMFRQVFTAFFGPEKPENHPHEAPWNMRLPLIVLAFFSIVGGWVGLPWLERGFGYWVRMGEYHHAEPDYILMGVSVLVALAGICLAYLMYLKKAIDPDKVAERAGILYKLSYNKYYIDEIYLWFNQMVVDGLGKLLYWFDLYIVDGIVNGIGALTRGSGAVLRFTTTGSLQNYALVIFLAILVITLYFAFGDASYASLFLGGGK; encoded by the coding sequence ATGGTAGAGTTTGCAATGCACAACGCGTGGTTGATTCCACTCCTCCCAGCATTATCGTTTGCGGTTATTGCCATTTTACTCTGGCCCTGGCCCAAAGCAAGTTCGACTTTTTCCATATTAATGATTCTAACCTCCTTTGTTTTAGCTTTAGCAGTAGTTTATGGAGTTTATACGCAACCGGAACTTATTGAAAAATCGATGATTTATTCTACCCGTTGGTTTTCAATGCCTGGGCTTAGGATAGATGTTGGAATAATGCTGGACCCGACTTCGGCAATGATGCTGTGGGTGGTAACTTTAGTGGCGTCATTGGTGCAAATTTATTCTCTGGGCTATATGGAAGGAGATCCGGGCTTTTCAAGTTTTTATGCTTATCTTTCCTTATTTGCCGCTTCAATGTTAGGGCTTGTTCTTTCGAGTAATTTATTACAGATGTTTGTGTTCTGGGAACTAGTTGGCCTTTGTTCCTATTTGTTAATTGGTTTTTGGTTTTATAAAGATTCTGCCCGGGAAGCTGCAAAAAAGGCTTTTATTACAACCCGGGTTGGGGACTTTGGTTTATTGATTGGACTTTTGTCTTTACAAATTATATTTGGAACTTTAAACATCAATGAACTTGCCGAAAAAGCAGCTCACTTTCAAGATTATGTTTCCGCTGGAACTTTAACCTTAGTTTTAGTGGTATTATTTTTAGGGCCTATCGGAAAGTCCGGACAGTTTCCCTTACATGTGTGGCTTCCCGATGCTATGGAAGGCCCTACCCCGGTCAGTGCATTAATTCACGCTGCAACTATGGTTGTGGCAGGGGTTTATCTGGTAGGTCGGATTCTCTTCCTCTTTAAAGCTGTGCCCACAGCTATGCATGTGGTAGCAATAATTGGTGGATTTACTGCTTTCTTTGCAGCAACTATCGCTCTGACCCAAACGGAAATGAAACGAATCTTAGCTTATTCAACCATAAGTCAGCTGGGTTATATGATGTTAGCGTTAGGGGCAGCTAGCTTAACAGCTTCAATGTTCCACCTGATGACCCATGCTTACTTTAAAGCTTTAATGTTTTTAGGAGCAGGTTCCGTGCTCCATGCTTTACACGATAAGGCACATATCCACGAAATGGGTGGTCTTTACAAGAAAATGCCCTGGACTACCTGGACCTTTGTTATTGGAGCCTTAGCTATAGCTGGCATACCACCTTTTGCTGGTTTTTGGAGTAAAGATGAAATTTTGCTGGTAGTTAAGGAAGCAGCCCACGAAGCTCCAGGTATTTACACACCTTTATTCTGGTTAGCCCTAATAACTGCCTTTTTAACGGCCTTTTACATGTTCAGGCAAGTTTTCACGGCTTTTTTTGGGCCCGAGAAACCGGAAAATCATCCTCATGAGGCTCCTTGGAATATGCGTCTACCTTTAATTGTTCTGGCTTTCTTTTCCATCGTTGGTGGCTGGGTTGGTCTTCCCTGGTTGGAAAGAGGGTTTGGTTACTGGGTCAGAATGGGTGAATATCACCATGCAGAACCGGACTACATCTTAATGGGAGTTTCAGTTTTGGTGGCCTTGGCTGGTATTTGTCTTGCTTACCTGATGTATCTGAAAAAAGCTATTGATCCTGATAAAGTGGCTGAGAGAGCCGGAATACTTTATAAACTTTCCTATAACAAGTATTACATTGACGAAATTTATTTATGGTTTAACCAAATGGTTGTAGATGGCTTAGGCAAGCTTTTATACTGGTTTGACCTATATATTGTGGATGGAATTGTTAATGGTATTGGTGCTTTAACCCGGGGGTCTGGAGCAGTGTTACGTTTTACCACTACCGGAAGCCTCCAGAATTATGCCTTAGTTATTTTCCTGGCGATTTTGGTAATTACCCTTTATTTTGCCTTTGGTGATGCCTCCTATGCATCGCTATTTTTAGGAGGTGGTAAATAA